In one window of Pseudanabaena sp. PCC 6802 DNA:
- a CDS encoding AbrB/MazE/SpoVT family DNA-binding domain-containing protein: protein MDKLKIRKVGNSLGTTFPKEIVSKLNLAEGDMLFVTETHDGICLTPYNPDFEAAMQAFEVTRKKYRNALRQLAQ from the coding sequence ATGGATAAACTCAAAATTCGCAAAGTAGGAAATTCTTTGGGGACGACCTTCCCTAAGGAAATAGTCAGCAAACTCAATCTGGCTGAGGGGGACATGTTATTTGTGACCGAAACCCATGATGGTATTTGTCTAACTCCCTATAACCCAGACTTTGAAGCGGCAATGCAAGCTTTTGAAGTCACGCGCAAGAAGTACCGTAACGCTTTGCGGCAACTAGCGCAGTGA
- a CDS encoding type II toxin-antitoxin system death-on-curing family toxin, translating to MNEPRWIPEGAIRLIHDALIREHGGSYGILDAGSLASTLAKPKNLFHYGRDVTVFDLAASYGYGFIKNHCFVDDNKRVALTAVDIFLQLNEFELVADEAEAAAFFLDLAASPANSPEAEQANLSKWIAANARSLNET from the coding sequence GTGAACGAACCCAGGTGGATACCCGAAGGTGCAATTCGACTTATACACGATGCTTTGATCCGCGAACATGGTGGTTCCTACGGCATTCTCGATGCAGGTTCGCTGGCATCCACGCTAGCTAAACCTAAAAATTTATTTCACTACGGTCGAGATGTTACGGTGTTTGACCTGGCGGCTTCCTATGGTTATGGGTTTATCAAGAATCATTGCTTTGTAGATGACAACAAGCGAGTTGCGCTTACTGCCGTAGATATATTTCTGCAATTGAATGAGTTTGAACTGGTGGCAGATGAGGCAGAAGCAGCGGCATTTTTTCTGGATTTAGCTGCCTCGCCAGCCAACTCACCTGAAGCAGAGCAGGCAAACTTGTCTAAATGGATTGCGGCAAATGCGCGATCGCTGAATGAAACGTAA